The window CAAAGGCGTCAAGACTGGCGGCAGTGTCAAGCAAGGCCAGGTGATCGGCTACATCGGCACTACCGGTCTCTCCACCGGTCCACACTTGCACTACGAGTTCCAGGTCAATGGCGTGCACGTCGACCCACTAGGCCAGAAAGTTGCCATGGCTGATCCGATCTCCAAAGCTGAACGCGCACGTTTCCTCGCGCAGAGCCAACCGCTGATGGCGCGCATGGATCAAGAGAAATCCACGCAACTGGCTTCGAGAAAGCGCTAAGCCATGACGTTTTATATAGGTGTGATGTCCGGGACCAGCCTCGACGGCCTGGACATAGCGCTGGTCGAGCTGGCCCCGGCGATAAAACTCATCGCCACGCACTACACGCCAATGCCTGACTCCTTGCGCACCGAGCTGCTTGGTTTGTGCGCCAGCGGCCCGGACGAGATTGCCCGCTCCGCCATCGCCCAGCAGAACTGGGTGAAACTGGCGGCACGGGGTATTCACACCCTCCTCGACCAACAAAAACTGAAACCCGAAGATATTCGCGCGATTGGCAGCCACGGCCAGACCATTCGCCACGAGCCGGCGCGCGGCTTCACTGTGCAAATTGGCAACCCTGCCCTTCTGACCGAGTTGACCGGTATCACTGTGGTCAGCGACTTTCGAAGCCGCGATGTTGCGGCTGGCGGACAAGGCGCCCCATTGGTTCCAGCCTTTCACGAAGCGTTGTTTGAAGAACGCGCAGGCAATCGTGCGGTATTGAACGTTGGTGGATTCAGCAACCTGAGCCTGATCGAGCCCGGCAAACCCGTAGCCGGTTTCGACTGCGGCCCGGGCAATGTTCTGCTGGATGCCTGGATTCACCAGCAACGCGGCGACAACTTTGATCGTGACGGCCAGTGGGCCGCCAGCGGCAAGGTCCAACCGGTTCTGCTGCACGAACTGCTGAGTGATCCATTTTTCGTGACCAAAGGCCCAAAGAGCACCGGCCGCGAAGTATTCAACCTTGCATGGCTGACACAGCATTTATCGAAACTGTCGACCTTCACCCCCGAAGACGTGCAGGCAACCCTGCTCGAACTGACCGCCCTGACTATTGTCGAGTCACTACAAAGCGCTCAATCAGATACCCGGGAACTGTTGGTCTGCGGCGGCGGCGCCCATAACGCTACGCTGATGAACCGCTTGGCCAGCTTGCTGCCGAACACCCACGTCAGCAGTACCGCGGCTTACGGTGTAGACCCGGACTGGGTCGAAGCCATGGCCTTCGCCTGGCTGGCCCATTGCTGCCTTGAAGGCATCGCCGCCAATCGCCCGAGCGTTACCGGTGCAAGTGGCCTGCGCGTACTCGGCGCCATCTACCCCGCTTGATCTGCAAACAGCAAAACGCCGCGGAGCCCTGAGGCCACGCGGCGCTTGGTGATGCGATGATTGCGATCAGATCGAGAACGAAGATCCGCAGCCACACGTAGTGCTGGCGTTCGGATTCTTGATCACGAAGCGCGAACCTTCCAGACCTTCCTGATAATCCACCTCGGCACCTGCCAGGTACTGGAAGCTCATCGGATCGACCACCAGGCTGACACCTTCGCGCTCGACGATGGTGTCGTCATCGGCCACTTCTTCATCGAAGGTGAAGCCGTATTGAAACCCTGAACAACCGCCGCCCGTAACGAATACGCGCAGCTTCAAACGATCATTCCCCTCTTCATCGACCAGGCTCTTCACCTTGTGCGCGGCACCGTGGGTAAATTGCAAAGCCGTGGGGGTGAAGGATTCGACGCTCATGCTAACTATCTCCCGGCGTTACGCCGCCATAATGCGTGATGACGCGCATTATCCGCTTCTCCTAGAAAATCGGTCAACTATTGTTACGGTATATCAATCAACCCAATCGTAAGCCCGGAATGCAAAAAGGCCCGTCAGACGGGCCTTTTTACTGGGCAGGAAAACCTTACGGCAGCATGCCTGCATGAGACAGACCCAAGCGCTCATCCAGACCAAACAGGATGTTCAGGTTCTGCACCGCCTGACCCGACGCGCCTTTGACCAGATTGTCGATCACCGACAACACCACCACCAGATCACCATCCTGCGGACGATGCACGGCGACACGGCAAACGTTGGCACCACGCACGCTGCGGGTTTCCGGATGGCTGCCGGCCGGCATAACATCGACGAACGGTTCGTTGGCATAGCGCTTTTCAAACAGCGCTTGCAGATCTACGGAGCGGTCCACGACTGTCGCGTAGAGCGTCGAGTGGATACCTCGAATCATTGGCGTCAGGTGCGGAACGAACGTCAGACCGACGTCCTTGCCCGCAGCACGACGCAGACCCTGGCGGATTTCCGGCAGATGACGGTGACCTTTGACCGCGTAAGCCTTCATGCTTTCCGACGTCTCGGCGTACAGCGAACCTACAGACGCGCCACGACCGGCACCACTGACGCCGGACTTGCAGTCGGCAATCAAGCGAGTGGTGTCGGCCAGACCTGCTTCAAGCAATGGCAGGAAACCCAATTGCGTAGCAGTCGGGTAGCAACCCGGCACGGCGATCAGACGAGCCTGCTTGATCTGCTCGCGATTGACTTCCGGCAAGCCGTAAACCGCCTCTTCCAGCAGCTCCGGCGCGCCGTGCGGCTGACCGTACCACTTGGCCCACTCATCAGCGTCTTGCAGTCGGAAGTCCGCCGACAGGTCGATGACTTTGGTCCCGGCCGCCAACAGTTCGCCAGCCAGCGCATGGGCAACACCGTGAGGCGTGGCGAAGAACACCACGTCGCAAGCGCCCAGCGTCTTGATGTCCGGAACGCTGAATGCCAGACCGTCGTAATGACCGCGCAGGTTCGGATACATATCAGCCACGGCCAGACCGGCCTCGGATCGGGAAGTGATGACTGCCACTTCAGCTTGCGGATGTTGCGCCAACAGACGCAGCAGTTCGACACCGGTGTAACCCGTGCCGCCGACGATACCGACCTTGACCATAAACCTGCCCTCAACGAACCCACTGGAAAGCCGTCGATAATAGGGGCCACGCGGCTCTGCGACAACCGTCAAGGTGACGTGCGGGCGCTCTACCCTCTACTATCTTCGCTACCGTGAACCTGGGAATAACTAAAAATGCTCTATCTGTGGCTCAAAGCGCTTCACATCGTCAGCATGGTCTGCTGGTTTGCCGCCCTGTTCTACCTGCCCCGCCTGTTCGTTTATCACGCCCAAAGTGAAGACACCGTCAGCAAGGAACGCTTCAGCGTCATGGAGCGCAAGCTGTACCGCGGCATCATGGGGCCGGCGATGATCGCCACCCTGGTTTTCGGCATCGCACTGATCGCCTTGAACCCCAGCATATTCAGTCAAGGTGCCTGGATTCACGCGAAGTTGACCCTGGTGGTGATCCTCATCGGCTACCACCACATGTGCGGCGCCCAGGTGAAACGTTTTGCCCGTGGCGAGAACACCCGCAGTCATGTCTTTTATCGCTGGTTCAATGAAGTGCCGGTTCTGATATTGCTGGCCATTGTAATTCTGGTCGTCGTCCGGCCGTTCTAACTCCAATAAGCACAACTCATCGGGGTACTTCCAATGTCGCTGCCCGCTCTACTCGAACAACGCTTGCGTCTGCCGGTGGTGGCCGCGCCAATGTTCCTGATTTCCAACCCGCAGCTGGTGCTCGCCTGCTGCCGTAATGGCGTGGTGGGCAGCTTTCCTGCGCTGAACCAGCGCGAGAGCAGCGGTTTCAAGGCCTGGCTGGAAGAGATCGAAGCAGGGTTGGCGACAATAGAGAATCCGGCGCCTTATGCGGTGAACCTGATCGTCCACCACAGCAACCCGCGGCTGCAAGCGGACTTGGAGATCTGCATCGAGCACAAAGTGCCGATTGTGATCACCAGTCTCGGCGCCGTGAAAGAACTGGTCGATGCGGTGCACAGCTACGGCGGCCTGGTGTTCCATGACGTGACGACTCGTCGCCACGCAGAGAAAGCCGCCGCGGCCGGAGTCGACGGTTTGATTGCCGTGGCAGCGGGCGCCGGTGGACATGCCGGGACCTGGAGCCCGTTCTCGCTGATTGCCGAGATCCGCCAATTCTTCGACAAGACCCTGCTGCTGGCCGGCTGCCTGAACCACGGCCACGAGATTCTCGCGGCCCAACTGCTCGGTGCGGATCTGGCCTACTTCGGCACGCGCTTTATCGGCACCACCGAAAGTCATGCGCCTGACGCCTATAAAGAGATGCTGCTGACTGCCAGAGCCGCAGACATCGTCCATACTCCAGCGGTGTCGGGAGTACCGGCGAGCTTTATGCGT of the Pseudomonas frederiksbergensis genome contains:
- the erpA gene encoding iron-sulfur cluster insertion protein ErpA, encoding MSVESFTPTALQFTHGAAHKVKSLVDEEGNDRLKLRVFVTGGGCSGFQYGFTFDEEVADDDTIVEREGVSLVVDPMSFQYLAGAEVDYQEGLEGSRFVIKNPNASTTCGCGSSFSI
- a CDS encoding anhydro-N-acetylmuramic acid kinase is translated as MTFYIGVMSGTSLDGLDIALVELAPAIKLIATHYTPMPDSLRTELLGLCASGPDEIARSAIAQQNWVKLAARGIHTLLDQQKLKPEDIRAIGSHGQTIRHEPARGFTVQIGNPALLTELTGITVVSDFRSRDVAAGGQGAPLVPAFHEALFEERAGNRAVLNVGGFSNLSLIEPGKPVAGFDCGPGNVLLDAWIHQQRGDNFDRDGQWAASGKVQPVLLHELLSDPFFVTKGPKSTGREVFNLAWLTQHLSKLSTFTPEDVQATLLELTALTIVESLQSAQSDTRELLVCGGGAHNATLMNRLASLLPNTHVSSTAAYGVDPDWVEAMAFAWLAHCCLEGIAANRPSVTGASGLRVLGAIYPA
- the hemJ gene encoding protoporphyrinogen oxidase HemJ encodes the protein MLYLWLKALHIVSMVCWFAALFYLPRLFVYHAQSEDTVSKERFSVMERKLYRGIMGPAMIATLVFGIALIALNPSIFSQGAWIHAKLTLVVILIGYHHMCGAQVKRFARGENTRSHVFYRWFNEVPVLILLAIVILVVVRPF
- the argC gene encoding N-acetyl-gamma-glutamyl-phosphate reductase codes for the protein MVKVGIVGGTGYTGVELLRLLAQHPQAEVAVITSRSEAGLAVADMYPNLRGHYDGLAFSVPDIKTLGACDVVFFATPHGVAHALAGELLAAGTKVIDLSADFRLQDADEWAKWYGQPHGAPELLEEAVYGLPEVNREQIKQARLIAVPGCYPTATQLGFLPLLEAGLADTTRLIADCKSGVSGAGRGASVGSLYAETSESMKAYAVKGHRHLPEIRQGLRRAAGKDVGLTFVPHLTPMIRGIHSTLYATVVDRSVDLQALFEKRYANEPFVDVMPAGSHPETRSVRGANVCRVAVHRPQDGDLVVVLSVIDNLVKGASGQAVQNLNILFGLDERLGLSHAGMLP
- a CDS encoding NAD(P)H-dependent flavin oxidoreductase, with the protein product MSLPALLEQRLRLPVVAAPMFLISNPQLVLACCRNGVVGSFPALNQRESSGFKAWLEEIEAGLATIENPAPYAVNLIVHHSNPRLQADLEICIEHKVPIVITSLGAVKELVDAVHSYGGLVFHDVTTRRHAEKAAAAGVDGLIAVAAGAGGHAGTWSPFSLIAEIRQFFDKTLLLAGCLNHGHEILAAQLLGADLAYFGTRFIGTTESHAPDAYKEMLLTARAADIVHTPAVSGVPASFMRQSLEAAGFDMAALQGKGEVDFGSKLKPMSDEAKAWKTVWSAGQGVGEIDDLPSVDQLVARLDAEYRKALELAAELPKRWPR